In Drosophila innubila isolate TH190305 chromosome 2R unlocalized genomic scaffold, UK_Dinn_1.0 1_C_2R, whole genome shotgun sequence, the following are encoded in one genomic region:
- the LOC117785930 gene encoding uncharacterized protein LOC117785930, which translates to MPPGCWLQASQPAGAEAAAAVVGLTEGAGVGAAASSDYMQSTASVATLASISSIASTSASAMAALRARPYLVAPYVATASAPPTPQPHAVAVNPMSSARTAPATPTRRREDRTSDPDAKKYYTQHEEVDDVQELGLAVALDEPHYCKPKSQRFFWRKALRRVFQRRK; encoded by the coding sequence ATGCCGCCTGGTTGTTGGCTGCaagccagccagccagcaggagcagaagcagcagcagcagtagtaGGATTAACAGAAGGAGCAGGAGTaggagcagcagcatcatctgATTATATGCAATCAACGGCATCAGTGGCCACATTGGCCTCCATTTCATCCATTGCATCCACATCGGCGTCAGCTATGGCAGCGCTGCGCGCACGTCCCTATTTGGTTGCCCCATACGTGGCCACTGCCTCAGCACCGCCCACGCCACAGCCacatgctgttgctgtcaacCCAATGTCCAGTGCACGTACAGCGCCCGCAACGCCAACGAGACGACGAGAAGACCGCACAAGTGACCCGGATGCTAAGAAATACTATACACAACATGAAGAGGTTGATGATGTACAGGAATTGGGACTTGCCGTTGCCTTGGATGAGCCGCATTACTGCAAGCCCAAATCGCAGCGATTCTTTTGGCGCAAGGCATTGCGACGGGTTTTCCAACGCCGGAAGTGA
- the LOC117784830 gene encoding DNA replication factor Cdt1 has translation MAQPSVAAFFSNRKRAAVDDATTIKTRRLAEPTEVAAPQNIALPGAATDQDVDIDALKGGIRTRSGRTVKLIGVQPATPSQDTKKKPSVKQPKLVQFIRKGTLSPRKQAPINAITAGDDAQAINEQTPKGHITFAAQQNAVNVQRGMRTPTKQIFKDASPLKHTEMAKRGLTFDEVKTKISRSAKMQELKAVLARKAKLEQERKAQEERNRRLREAGPSPVKAKTVQLKEFDTIELEVLTSPLKTFKTPTKLPPPTPDKNELMSPRHTDVSKRLLFSPAKNGSPVKLLELPAYKRYASLIETSKAGQLPLPYKYRHLLDVFKGLDSVVAMFHNRKECITFKKLKPAVQRMLRKNFTETHLAQIKHVYPEAFIFSQMKMRNFGSVSKADYFQLVISPNVEQVPEQQRLNKIDENDVLASAQSTSMNPHVMTARMQKFQNLLLQRVMQEHDKFVRSLDPPIIINKMLTRWHPEFDLESCAEVELAALPQPPNVEKYSSAKDILSTARNLFNCATPMERAMDRYEAKLEADRNQAEIPEDVTQPKEIPSTSTAIKDTKLLTETTTAKPTVKECTTASSDAASNLLKGLPKSLIEKIRAKQAAKALDAMTRRPSQDQEATKYSRLPELARHLRNVYVTERKSVLTLEIIIKKIQNSFRANLTPQDIEAHLKLLAKELPWWASFHEVRKTMYIKIAKDMDMNKIIEKLEEIANEKSK, from the exons ATGGCCCAGCCATCGGTAGCTGCATTTTTTAGCAATCGTAAACGCGCCGCTGTAGATGATGCCACCACAATTAAGACCAGG CGTCTTGCCGAACCCACTGAGGTTGCTGCCCCACAAAACATAGCGCTCCCAGGCGCAGCCACCGATCAGGATGTGGACATTGATGCCCTTAAGGGTGGCATACGCACCCGTTCGGGACGCACCGTCAAGCTTATTGGCGTACAGCCAGCCACACCGTCTCAGGATACCAAAAAGAAGCCCAGCGTCAAGCAACCCAAGCTCGTACAGTTCATACGCAAGGGTACACTATCGCCCCGGAAGCAAGCACCAATTAATGCTATTACTGCGGGCGACGATGCACAGGCCATCAATGAGCAGACGCCCAAGGGGCACATTACATTTGCCGCCCAGCAAAATGCGGTGAATGTGCAACGTGGAATGCGCACGCCAACCAAACAAATCTTCAAGGATGCCTCGCCCCTTAAGCACACGGAGATGGCCAAGCGTGGCCTGACCTTTGATGAGGTCAAGACCAAGATATCGCGCAGTGCCAAGATGCAGGAACTGAAGGCTGTGCTCGCCCGCAAAGCGAAATTGGAACAGGAACGCAAGGCGCAGGAGGAGCGCAATCGTCGTCTACGTGAAGCGGGTCCATCTCCGGTCAAGGCAAAGACCGTGCAGCTGAAGGAGTTCGATACCATTGAGCTGGAGGTGCTGACTAG CCCTCTAAAGACGTTCAAGACGCCAACAAAACTGCCGCCTCCAACCCCGGATAAGAATGAGTTGATGTCACCACGGCACACGGACGTATCGAAGCGTCTGCTCTTTAGTCCGGCCAAGAATGGATCACCAGTTAAGCTGCTGGAGCTGCCAGCGTATAAACGCTATGCCAGCCTCATTGAGACGAGCAAAGCGGGTCAGCTGCCCTTGCCGTACAAGTATCGACATTTGCTGGACGTATTCAAGGGTCTGGACTCGGTGGTGGCCATGTTCCACAATCGCAAGGAGTGCATTACCTTCAAGAAGCTGAAGCCGGCGGTGCAGCGCATGTTGCGCAAGAACTTTACGGAAACGCATCTGGCGCAGATAAAGCACGTGTATCCGGAGGCATTTATCTTCAGCCAGATGAAGATGCGAAACTTTGGTTCAGTGTCGAAGGCAGATTACTTCCAGCTGGTCATCAGTCCCAATGTGGAGCAGGTGCCGGAACAGCAGCGCCTCAACAAGATTGATGAGAACGATGTGCTCGCGTCGGCACAGTCGACGTCCATGAATCCACACGTGATGACGGCACGCATGCAGAAGTTCCAGAATCTCTTGCTGCAACGTGTCATGCAGGAGCATGATAAGTTCGTACGCTCCTTGGATCCACCTATCATCATTAATAAGATGCTAACGCGCTGGCATCCCGAGTTCGATCTGGAAAGCTGTGCCGAGGTTGAGCTGGCGGCGTTGCCTCAACCGCCCAATGTGGAGAAGTACTCCTCGGCCAAGGATATTCTCTCAACGGCGCGCAATCTGTTTAATTGCGCCACGCCCATGGAACGTGCAATGGATCGGTATGAGGCCAAGTTGGAGGCGGACAGAAACCAAGCAGAGATCCCGGAAGATGTGACGCAACCCAAGGAGATTCCCAGCACCTCAACTGCAATAAAAGACACCAAATTGttaacagaaacaacaactgccaAGCCCACGGTTAAAGAATGTACGACAGCCAGTTCGGATGCAGCATCCAATCTACTAAAGGGTTTGCCCAAATCCTTGATTGAGAAGATTCGGGCTAAGCAGGCGGCCAAAGCACTGGATGCCATGACGCGTCGTCCATCACAGGATCAGGAGGCCACCAAGTACTCGCGCCTGCCGGAATTGGCGCGTCATCTGCGCAACGTGTACGTTACGGAACGCAAGAGCGTGCTAACCCTCGAGATCATCATCAAGAAGATACAAAACAGTTTTCGGGCAAATCTAACACCACAGGATATTGAAGCGCATCTGAAACTACTGGCCAAGGAGCTGCCATGGTGGGCATCATTCCATGAAGTGCGGAAAACAATGTATATTAAGATCGCCAAGGATATGGATATGAATAAGATTATTGAAAAACTGGAGGAAATCGCAAATGAGAAGAGCAAATAA
- the LOC117785929 gene encoding SRSF protein kinase 1-like yields MNSKADVNRRVLAIQAKKKRHKNNKKRGKQNGAAAPVQENQQQQQPQQQQQPQQQAQQQQQQQHRIGDNCTMPAAPEIANNSHIEGTNKLQLHASSAGDAAGNSKVAGSLSNATASTSSGSGNTSDAQSQSQSQSKMKNNIYNQQPPRSSSNESDESEMNSENEEQELKEDYCKGGYHPVNIGDLFQGRYHVIRKLGWGHFSTVWLCWDLQEKRYVAIKIVKSAQHFAETAKDEIKILRTVRETDPLNPRRQKTVQMYDDFKITGVNGIHICMVFEVLGDNLLKLIRKSNYRGIPLENVKSITRQILEGLDYLHSCCKIIHTDIKPENVLLCVDEPHVRSLAVEATQLYCMNSKMYPSLVSRAPKKYREPIITGKMSRNKKKKLKRKAKKRMELFKKQHDYLEQTGGEDQPQQPTEEQSKEEPQQPKKKPQQLPDVANDTNAVDASQPATAVEGTEKAKKKKKKKNKNKSNQQQSQSQQEDHQQQEQQVENSSSGDSSSAALKSSNTNTNGSNSNSNSHSNTSNSTSTLKGQSNGSAGSKKPPRPKQDKQQQNNNNSNAKQNSNSTSKISNISAERSSSGNSTNGGPYSEPLLPPPPPPPMAKHRPNKRDPALETCNVQVKIADLGNACWVDRHFTEDIQTRQYRSLEVILGAGYDTSADIWSTACMVFELATGDYLFEPHSGDTYTRDEDHIAHIIELLGPIPRQIVFRGTYAQQTFYLNGELRNITGLKPWGLMDVLMEKYEWSKRDAEAFAAFLKPMLEFDPAKRATAAQCLQHPWLR; encoded by the exons atgaaTTCAAAAGCTGACGTCAACCGCCGCGTTCTAGCGATTCAGGCAAAGAAGAAGCGTcataagaacaacaagaaacgCGGCAAGCAAAATGGAGCTGCTGCTCCCGTCCAAGagaatcagcagcaacaacaaccgcagcagcagcagcagccgcaacaacaagcgcagcaacaacaacaacaacaacatagaaTCGGTGACAACTGCACGATGCCAGCAGCACCAGAAATTGCTAATAATAGCCATATAGAGGGCACCAACAAGCTCCAATTGCACGCCAGCAGCGCTGGGGATGCAGCCGGAAACTCTAAAGTAGCTGGATCCTTGAGTAATGCCACTGCATCGACATCCAGCGGTTCGGGCAATACATCCGATGCCCAATCCCAATCGCAATCGCAGTCAAAGATGAAGAACAACATTTACAATCAACAGCCTCCACGCAGTTCATCCAACGAATCGGATGAATCGGAAATGAACAGCGAGAATGAGGAGCAGGAACTCAAGGAGGATTACTGCAAGGGTGGATATCATCCGGTCAATATTGGTGACTTGTTTCAGG GTCGTTATCATGTCATCCGCAAATTGGGCTGGGGACACTTTTCGACTGTGTGGCTCTGCTGGGATCTGCAGGAGAAGCGTTATGTGGCCATCAAGATTGTGAAGTCAGCACAACATTTCGCTGAAACGGCCAAGGATGAAATCAAGATACTCAGAACAGTACGTGAAACGGATCCGTTGAATCCACGTCGCCAGAAAACTGTTCAAATGTATGATGACTTTAAAATCACGGGTGTTAATGGCATACACATTTGCATGGTCTTTGAGGTGCTTGGCGATAATCTATTGAAGCTCATCCGCAAGTCCAATTATCGTGGCATTCCTCTAGAGAATGTCAAGAGCATTACACGCCAGATTCTTGAGGGTCTCGACTATCTGCACAGCTGCTGTAAAATCATTCACACAGACATCAAGCCAGAGAATGTGCTATTGTGTGTGGATGAACCGCATGTCCGTTCCCTGGCCGTTGAGGCCACCCAACTGTACTGCATGAACTCCAAGATGTATCCATCTCTGGTCAGTCGTGCGCCCAAGAAATATCGCGAACCCATCATCACCGGTAAAATGAGCcgcaacaagaagaagaagttgaAGCGCAAGGCCAAAAAGCGCATGGAACTGTTTAAGAAGCAGCATGATTATTTGGAGCAAACTGGTGGCGAGGATCAGCCACAGCAGCCCACAGAGGAGCAGTCCAAGGAGGAGCCACAGCAGCCTAAAAAAAAGCCACAACAACTGCCCGATGTTGCTAATGATACGAATGCTGTTGATGCTAGCCAACCTGCAACTGCTGTTGAGGGCACTGAGAAggccaagaagaagaagaaaaagaagaacaagA ACAAATCCAATCAGCAGCAATCTCAGTCGCAGCAGGAAGATCAccagcagcaggaacagcagGTGGAAAACTCGAGCAGCGGAGATAGCAGCAGTGCGGCATTGAAGAGCTCCAACACGAACAccaatggcagcaacagcaacagcaacagtcacagcaacaccagcaactcAACGAGCACGCTTAAAGGACAATCAAATGGTTCCGCCGGCAGCAAGAAGCCACCGCGTCCCAAACAGgataagcaacaacagaacaacaacaactccaatGCGAAGCAAAACTCGAATAGCACTTCGAAAATCTCAAACATCTCCGCTGAGCGATCCTCGTCGGGCAATTCAACCAACGGTGGTCCATACTCGGAGCCATTACTgccgccaccaccgccgccgccaaTGGCCAAGCATCGACCCAATAAGCGAGATCCAGCGCTGGAGACATGCAATGTCCAGGTGAAGATTGCCGATCTGGGCAACGCATGTTGGGTGGATCGCCATTTCACCGAGGACATCCAGACGCGTCAATATCGCTCGCTGGAGGTTATACTGGGCGCTGGCTATGATACTTCCGCGGACATTTGGAGCACCGCATGCATGGTCTTTGAGCTGGCCACAGGCGATTATCTGTTTGAGCCGCATTCAGGTGATACATATACGCGGGATGAGGATCACATAGCTCACATTATCGAACTGCTTGGACCGATACCACGTCAAATTGTGTTCCGTGGCACGTATGCACAGCAGACGTTCTATTTGAATGGAGAACTGCGCAACATAACCGGGCTGAAGCCCTGGGGCTTAATGGATGTGTTGATGGAGAAGTACGAATGGTCGAAACGCGATGCAGAAGCGTTTGCAGCGTTCTTGAAACCGATGCTGGAATTTGATCCGGCCAAGCGAGCCACCGCTGCACAGTGTCTGCAGCATCCGTGGCTTAGATAA
- the LOC117784365 gene encoding solute carrier family 2, facilitated glucose transporter member 3 isoform X1, with translation MKQSKGDDALGVNLLTFLEAPLMATGSVKRLVRQGQGRSYQTIPTLPLQDREQPQWSWSLNLAGFGATIGAAVPVGYCIGVVNSPAVHIRAWCNATLEARYDLQLSESALELLWSMVVSIFLVGGAVGSLSGAAIANRFGRRGSFYICGILLLLGSICFGICRWLSSVELLLLGRLLVGLAGGLITACLPMYHSELAALSQRSKLSPLCPIGLSAGVVIAQMCSLQSVLGNETNWHIALAFYGVFVVICYAPFNWYPESPKWLYIVKGRKQQAAQQLQLLRGYAADSEALQAELNDMEQEVKVDSKPSTFLQVLRNPQLRLPLIIVCAYLGGQQLSGINAIFYYSVSIFRKAGFTAQVAEWANLGAGSLNLATSLLGPMLMERFNRRPLMAFSTLFCSIFLFLFAMFLQFIESFSWFAMGCVTCIFLYIFVFQFGLGPLPFFIGAELFEVAPRPAAMSLGSVVYWMCNLCIGMTFPTLQNAWGALVFLPFSINCLLLFLLTIRYLPETRGRDPSDVAPLVADGFKSKRITH, from the exons ATGAAGCAATCAAAAGGAGACGATGCACTTGGTGTCAACTTATTGACATTTCTGGAGGCACCGCTAATGGCGACTGGAAGCGTTAAGCGATTGGTAAGACAAGGCCAGGGTCGTAGCTATCAGACAATTCCAACACTGCCTTTGCAGGATCGGGAGCAGCCCCAATGGAGCTGGAGCCTTAATCTGGCTGGCTTTGGTGCCACAATCGGAGCAGCTGTGCCGGTGGGCTACTGCATTGGCGTGGTCAACAGTCCCGCCGTG CACATACGCGCCTGGTGTAATGCCACGCTTGAGGCACGCTATGATCTGCAGCTGAGTGAATCCGCCTTGGAGCTGCTGTGGTCCATGGTGGTGTCCATTTTTCTAGTGGGCGGTGCAGTGGGTTCCTTGTCGGGTGCCGCCATTGCCAACAGATTTGGACGCCGCGGCAGCTTCTACATCTGTGGcatcttgttgctgctgggatCCATCTGTTTCGGCATCTGCCGTTGGTTAAGCTCCGTGGAGCTGTTGCTCCTTGGCCGCTTGCTGGTGGGACTCGCCGGTGGCCTGATCACCGCCTGCCTGCCCATGTATCACAGTGAATTGGCGGCCTTGTCACAGCGGAGCAAGTTATCGCCACTCTGTCCCATCGGTCTCAGTGCAGGCGTCGTCATTGCCCAGATGTGCAGCCTGCAATCCGTGCTGGGAAATGAAACAAATTGGCACATTGCCTTGGCCTTCTATGGCGTATTCGTGGTGATTTGTTATGCACCCTTCAACTGGTATCCGGAGAGTCCCAAGTGGCTGTACATTGTGAAGGGACGCAAACAGCAGGCGGCACAGCAGTTGCAGCTCCTTCGTGGCTATGCGGCAGACAGCGAAGCGCTCCAGGCGGAACTCAACGACATGGAGCAGGAGGTGAAGGTGGACAGCAAACCGAGCACATTTCTTCAAGTGCTGCGCAATCCGCAGCTGCGTCTCCCGCTGATCATTGTCTGCGCCTATTTGGGCGGCCAACAGCTGTCCGGCATCAATGCG ATCTTCTACTATTCCGTGTCCATCTTTCGCAAAGCGGGCTTCACGGCTCAGGTTGCGGAGTGGGCTAATCTGGGCGCCGGATCTCTCAACTTGGCCACCTCGTTGCTGGGTCCCATGTTAATGGAGCGCTTTAATCGTCGTCCGCTGATGGCTTTCTCCACTCTCTTCTGTTCCAtctttttgtttctctttgcCATGTTTCTGCAGTTTATT GAAAGCTTCAGCTGGTTTGCCATGGGCTGCGTCACCTGCATCTTTCTGTACATCTTTGTCTTTCAATTTGGCCTGGGTCCCTTGCCCTTCTTCATTGGCGCAG AGCTCTTTGAGGTGGCTCCACGTCCAGCTGCCATGTCGCTGGGCAGCGTCGTCTATTGGATGTGCAATCTGTGCATTGGCATGACCTTTCCCACTCTCCAGAATGCCTGGGGTGCTCTCGTCTTCCTGCCCTTCTCCATCAACTGCCTGCTGCTCTTTCTGCTCACCATACGCTACTTGCCGGAGACTCGCGGTCGAGATCCAAGCGATGTGGCTCCTCTGGTTGCCGACGGCTTTAAATCAAAGCGCATCACACACTAA
- the LOC117784364 gene encoding mismatch repair endonuclease PMS2 translates to MNENEADTDIPEPTSAASGQIKAIAKDTVHKICSGQVVLSLAVAVKELVENAIDAGATLIEIKLKDQGLQGVEVSDNGSGVEEANLEGMTAKYHTSKIREFVDLLGVETFGFRGEALSSLCALSDMAIQTRHKSTDVALKIELDHEGRIKKRSPCARGVGTTVSLSNLFVTLPVRRRDFTRNIKKEFTKMCQILQAYCLVTKGVRIICSNQSPKGVKSVVVQTHGAQDELANISAVFGARQVADLVPLKSPFAAGQLSEESLRAELQSSSDVADTTCTQFNAEDVERLNQADFQLEGYISSCRHGAGRSTKDRQFFYVNSRPCDPKNIAKVMNDIYHRYNVQQQPFIYLNIVTARADVDVNLTPDKRQLLLNNEKILLLALKKSLLDTFGSLPSTFQMHNTSIASMLQPKVTKEATTDNESAAKAAEIEEDVPESSSQRFMDVLTQWRRTGDTKGVAPAAPVKRRCGETEEITARAMKMQKIQDFLSQESPPERSFKGESETDEDEAPKRKKDETSLDNSFVSLKQLQEDSLAYDALTQPTKETRIVCKTLTPLKPLQIMAEIKPKISSIKKKIEEDVGEDLPESMQTATEYSDDEIEMPTRIEFDGNEHDSETDPPSNITSGEMRTTLEEIAASLQAQEQQQAERKRCAKLQRLRFKSEINPNHNQNAEAELQKEITKADFVRMQIIGQFNLGFIIVKLEDDLFIVDQHAADEKYNFETLQRSTQLEHQRLTVPQTLELTAVNEMILLDHLPVFEKNGFKFEINEQAPATKKVRLLGKPFSKNWEFGKEDIDELIFMLQDAPEGTICRPSRIRSMFASRACRKSVMIGRALNRGTTMRRLITQMGEIEQPWNCPHGRPTMRHLINVTMLMDEEADNDGNVGE, encoded by the exons atgaatgaaaatgaagcAGATACGGATATTCCAGAGCCTACAAGTGCTGCTTCCGGTCAAATCAAGGCCATAGCCAAGGATACTGTGCACAAAATCTGTTCGGGACAG GTGGTGCTCAGTTTGGCGGTTGCTGTGAAAGAGCTGGTGGAGAATGCCATTGATGCGGGTGCCACGCTCATCGAGATTAAACTCAAGGATCAGGGATTGCAGGGCGTCGAAGTCTCCGACAATGGTTCTGGCGTGGAGGAGGCCAATTTGGAGGGCATGA CTGCCAAGTATCATACCTCGAAAATACGTGAATTTGTTGATCTGTTGGGTGTGGAGACCTTTGGATTTCGTGGCGAGGCGCTGAGTTCCCTTTGTGCACTCTCTGACATGGCAATACAGACACGGCACAAGTCCACGGATGTGG CGCTGAAAATTGAGCTGGACCATGAGGGCAGGATAAAGAAGCGTTCTCCCTGCGCTCGAGGTGTGGGCACCACCGTCTCCCTGAGCAATCTCTTTGTGACGCTGCCCGTGCGTCGTCGGGATTTTACGCGCAACATCAAGAAGGAATTCACCAAGATGTGCCAGATACTGCAGGCCTATTGTCTGGTCACCAAAGGCGTCCGCATCATTTGTAGTAATCAGTCGCCCAAGGGTGTCAAATCCGTGGTTGTGCAAACCCACGGTGCTCAGGATGAGCTGGCCAATATTTCGGCTGTGTTTGGAGCACGACAAGTGGCGGACTTGGTGCCACTCAAGTCACCCTTCGCGGCTGGTCAACTCAGCGAGGAGAGCCTGCGTGCCGAGCTGCAATCCTCCAGCGATGTGGCTGACACCACCTGCACACAGTTTAACGCCGAGGATGTGGAGCGTCTGAATCAAGCGGACTTTCAACTGGAGGGCTACATATCTAGCTGTCGTCATGGTGCAGGCAGATCCACAAAGGATCGTCAGTTCTTCTATGTCAATTCTCGCCCCTGTGATCCGAAGAAT ATTGCCAAGGTTATGAACGATATATACCATCGATATAATGTGCAGCAACAGCCCTTTATCTATCTGAATATTGTCACTGCTCGTGCGGATGTGGACGTGAATCTGACGCCGGACAAGCGCCAGTTGCTGCTCAACAATGAGAAGATTCTGCTGCTGGCACTGAAGAAGTCACTGCTGGACACCTTTGGCAGCTTACCCTCGACCTTTCAGATGCACAACACTTCCATAGCCAGCATGCTGCAACCCAAAGTGACCAAGGAGGCAACCACGGACAATGAAAGTGCCGCCAAAGCAGCAGAAATCGAAGAGGATGTGCCCGAGAGCTCTTCGCAGCGTTTCATGGATGTGCTCACGCAATGGCGTCGCACGGGGGACACCAAAGGAGTGGCTCCAGCAGCGCCAGTTAAACGACGTTGCGGGGAAACCGAAGAGATTACAGCACGTGCcatgaaaatgcaaaagatACAGGATTTCCTTAGCCAGGAGTCACCACCAGAACGTAGCTTCAAAGGCGAGTCGGAAACGGATGAAGATGAAGCTCCAAAACGGAAGAAAGACGAGACTAGCCTGGATAACAGCTTTGTGAGTTTAAAGCAGCTTCAAGAGGATTCACTCG CCTACGATGCGTTGACTCAGCCCACAAAAGAAACTCGCATTGTTTGCAAAACGTTAACGCCATTAAAACCACTTCAGATCATGGCAGAGATAAAGCCAAAGATTTCCAGTATTAAAAAGAAGATAGAGGAGGATGTAGGGGAGGATCTGCCGGAATCTATGCAGACAGCCACCGAGTACAGCGatgatgaaattgaaatgccaaCACGCATTGAATTCGATGGCAACGAACACGATTCAGAGACAGATCCACCCAGCAACATTACAAGCGGAGAAATGCGCACCACGCTGGAGGAGATTGCGGCCAGTCTGCAGGcccaggagcagcagcaagcGGAGCGCAAGCGTTGCGCCAAGCTGCAACGTTTACGGTTCAAAAGCGAAATAAATCCCAATCACAATCAGAACGCGGAAGCGGAGCTGCAAAAGGAAATAACTAAAGCGGATTTTGTACGCATGCAAATAATTGGCCAATTTAATCTGGGCTTCATCATAGTCAAGCTGGAGGATGATCTCTTCATTGTGGACCAGCATGCAGCTGATGAGAAATACAATTTCGAGACGCTGCAACGCTCCACACAGTTGGAGCATCAACGTCTGACGGTGCCACAAACTCTGGAGCTGACGGCGGTCAATGAGATGATATTATTAGATCATTTGCCCGTCTTTGAAAAGAATGGCTTCAAATTCGAGATTAATGAGCAGG CGCCTGCGACGAAGAAAGTGCGCCTGCTGGGCAAACCATTCAGCAAGAACTGGGAGTTTGGCAAGGAGGACATCGACGAGCTCATCTTTATGCTGCAGGATGCACCCGAGGGCACCATCTGTCGTCCCTCCCGCATACGTTCCATGTTCGCCTCCCGCGCCTGCCGCAAATCCGTCATGATTGGCAGAGCACTGAACAGAGGCACCACCATGCGCAGGCTCATCACCCAAATGGGGGAGATCGAACAGCCCTGG AACTGCCCCCACGGTCGTCCTACCATGCGTCATCTAATCAATGTCACGATGCTGATGGATGAGGAGGCGGATAATGATGGGAATGTGGGCGAATGA
- the LOC117784365 gene encoding solute carrier family 2, facilitated glucose transporter member 3 isoform X2, translated as MKQSKGDDALGVNLLTFLEAPLMATGSVKRLDREQPQWSWSLNLAGFGATIGAAVPVGYCIGVVNSPAVHIRAWCNATLEARYDLQLSESALELLWSMVVSIFLVGGAVGSLSGAAIANRFGRRGSFYICGILLLLGSICFGICRWLSSVELLLLGRLLVGLAGGLITACLPMYHSELAALSQRSKLSPLCPIGLSAGVVIAQMCSLQSVLGNETNWHIALAFYGVFVVICYAPFNWYPESPKWLYIVKGRKQQAAQQLQLLRGYAADSEALQAELNDMEQEVKVDSKPSTFLQVLRNPQLRLPLIIVCAYLGGQQLSGINAIFYYSVSIFRKAGFTAQVAEWANLGAGSLNLATSLLGPMLMERFNRRPLMAFSTLFCSIFLFLFAMFLQFIESFSWFAMGCVTCIFLYIFVFQFGLGPLPFFIGAELFEVAPRPAAMSLGSVVYWMCNLCIGMTFPTLQNAWGALVFLPFSINCLLLFLLTIRYLPETRGRDPSDVAPLVADGFKSKRITH; from the exons ATGAAGCAATCAAAAGGAGACGATGCACTTGGTGTCAACTTATTGACATTTCTGGAGGCACCGCTAATGGCGACTGGAAGCGTTAAGCGATTG GATCGGGAGCAGCCCCAATGGAGCTGGAGCCTTAATCTGGCTGGCTTTGGTGCCACAATCGGAGCAGCTGTGCCGGTGGGCTACTGCATTGGCGTGGTCAACAGTCCCGCCGTG CACATACGCGCCTGGTGTAATGCCACGCTTGAGGCACGCTATGATCTGCAGCTGAGTGAATCCGCCTTGGAGCTGCTGTGGTCCATGGTGGTGTCCATTTTTCTAGTGGGCGGTGCAGTGGGTTCCTTGTCGGGTGCCGCCATTGCCAACAGATTTGGACGCCGCGGCAGCTTCTACATCTGTGGcatcttgttgctgctgggatCCATCTGTTTCGGCATCTGCCGTTGGTTAAGCTCCGTGGAGCTGTTGCTCCTTGGCCGCTTGCTGGTGGGACTCGCCGGTGGCCTGATCACCGCCTGCCTGCCCATGTATCACAGTGAATTGGCGGCCTTGTCACAGCGGAGCAAGTTATCGCCACTCTGTCCCATCGGTCTCAGTGCAGGCGTCGTCATTGCCCAGATGTGCAGCCTGCAATCCGTGCTGGGAAATGAAACAAATTGGCACATTGCCTTGGCCTTCTATGGCGTATTCGTGGTGATTTGTTATGCACCCTTCAACTGGTATCCGGAGAGTCCCAAGTGGCTGTACATTGTGAAGGGACGCAAACAGCAGGCGGCACAGCAGTTGCAGCTCCTTCGTGGCTATGCGGCAGACAGCGAAGCGCTCCAGGCGGAACTCAACGACATGGAGCAGGAGGTGAAGGTGGACAGCAAACCGAGCACATTTCTTCAAGTGCTGCGCAATCCGCAGCTGCGTCTCCCGCTGATCATTGTCTGCGCCTATTTGGGCGGCCAACAGCTGTCCGGCATCAATGCG ATCTTCTACTATTCCGTGTCCATCTTTCGCAAAGCGGGCTTCACGGCTCAGGTTGCGGAGTGGGCTAATCTGGGCGCCGGATCTCTCAACTTGGCCACCTCGTTGCTGGGTCCCATGTTAATGGAGCGCTTTAATCGTCGTCCGCTGATGGCTTTCTCCACTCTCTTCTGTTCCAtctttttgtttctctttgcCATGTTTCTGCAGTTTATT GAAAGCTTCAGCTGGTTTGCCATGGGCTGCGTCACCTGCATCTTTCTGTACATCTTTGTCTTTCAATTTGGCCTGGGTCCCTTGCCCTTCTTCATTGGCGCAG AGCTCTTTGAGGTGGCTCCACGTCCAGCTGCCATGTCGCTGGGCAGCGTCGTCTATTGGATGTGCAATCTGTGCATTGGCATGACCTTTCCCACTCTCCAGAATGCCTGGGGTGCTCTCGTCTTCCTGCCCTTCTCCATCAACTGCCTGCTGCTCTTTCTGCTCACCATACGCTACTTGCCGGAGACTCGCGGTCGAGATCCAAGCGATGTGGCTCCTCTGGTTGCCGACGGCTTTAAATCAAAGCGCATCACACACTAA